One genomic window of Pelodiscus sinensis isolate JC-2024 chromosome 14, ASM4963464v1, whole genome shotgun sequence includes the following:
- the MINAR1 gene encoding major intrinsically disordered Notch2-binding receptor 1 isoform X2, with protein METNQESSIFLVKILEELDTKQNTVSYQDLCKSLCARFDLSQLAKLRSVLFYTACLDPNFPATLFKDKMRCTVNNQQSKKIMVAADIVTIFNLIQMNGGVAKEKLPVARQKMRKKESVESCRSDTEICSVVDCVTNCDLRDREFNRGYSVRRSSKCRKVDCKDCQQFVPTSEPNFLLGVNKEMKGRAASLDRLQALASYSIVNSPPCEMQSTYFPMNIENESISDQDSLPIGAAIKETFISNDEPFVLQSCVQKRNIFKEDFHNLITISPNLMPPNKKPEDGHGEPQNRKETPKQGFFNHSFEMPYSSQYLNPVYSPMPDKRRVKHESLDDLQASTYFGPTTILGSQDTKRWAGKPSKQTAWPAKSWSLNTEEVPDFERSFFNRKQAEEKQRYQSANNQSPSFPATDRHQTYLSPKDQTQIMQANYAVKQNGHKPKEIPSIVDMEKHEPIKKFRDKSINCTSVQLLSIDKTTSVGTQTEQQGLEHKKCKELCTPGQTKYGERHCLKQSDDDSEIVSDDISDIFRFLDDMSICDSTGVMQSSCYNSTGSLSQVRKSDCESSPEHNLTKITNGNSSNKLRSDINNTEDELKTSVCKLVLRIGEIEKKLESLSGVREEISQVLGKLNKLDQKIQQPEKVSVQIDLNSLTSEVQSEESTSPRIFQCHNTTHGSKLENNPDWCCSDASGSNSESLRVKALKKSLFTRRSSRSLTEENSATESKIASISNSPRDWRAISYTNQAGMTEEEMKDRGGVENKDWHRKSKEADRQYEIPQPHRLSKQPKDAFLIEQVFSPHPYPASLKSQMKSNPLYTDMRLTELAEVKRTQPSWTIEEYTRNSGEKGKLAALDLQRIPCNKLYEEDEETSHVMQVLAMRLKNL; from the exons ATGGAGACCAACCAGGAATCCTCAATCTTCCTGGTGAAAATTCTGGAAGAGTTGGATACCAAGCAAAACACCGTTTCTTATCAGGATCTCTGCAAGTCACTGTGTGCAAGATTTGATTTGTCCCAGCTGGCCAAGCTTCGAAGTGTGCTCTTTTACACTGCTTGCCTGGATCCTAATTTCCCAGCAACTTTGTTCAAAGACAAAATGAGATGCACTGTAAACAATCAGCAATCAAAGAAAATCATGGTTGCGGCAGATATCGTAACAATATTCAACCTCATACAAATGAATGGGGGAGTGGCCAAGGAAAAACTCCCTGTTGCAcgacaaaaaatgaggaagaaagaaTCAGTTGAGTCCTGCAGATCTGACACGGAAATATGCAGCGTAGTGGACTGTGTGACTAATTGTGACCTGAGAGACAGAGAGTTTAACAGGGGCTATTCAGTTAGAAGATCTTCCAAATGCAGGAAGGTGGATTGTAAAGATTGTCAACAATTTGTACCTACTTCAGAACCTAACTTTTTGCTTGGAGTTAATAAGGAAATGAAAGGCCGTGCTGCCTCACTCGATAGACTGCAGGCACTAGCATCTTATTCCATTGTCAACTCTCCGCCCTGCGAAATGCAGAGCACATATTTCCCAATGAACATTGAGAATGAATCAATCTCTGACCAGGACTCATTACCTATCGGTGCAGCTATAAAGGAGACTTTTATTTCTAATGATGAGCCATTTGTGTTGCAGTCATGTGTACAGAAAAGGAATATATTCAAGGAAGATTTCCACAATCTTATCACTATATCTCCAAATTTAATGCCACCCAATAAAAAGCCAGAAGATGGACATGGAGAGCCTCAGAACAGGAAAGAAACCCCCAAACAGGGTTTCTTCAACCATAGTTTTGAAATGCCATACAGCAGTCAGTACTTGAACCCAGTTTATTCTCCTATGCCAGACAAAAGACGAGTAAAGCATGAAAGCTTAGATGATCTCCAAGCTTCTACATACTTTGGCCCAACCACTATACTTGGGTCCCAAGATACAAAAAGATGGGCAGGAAAACCAAGTAAACAAACTGCGTGGCCAGCAAAAAGCTGGAGCTTAAACACAGAGGAAGTACCTGattttgaaagatcctttttCAATAGGAAGCAAGCTGAAGAGAAGCAGCGATATCAGAGTGCAAACAATCAGTCACCAAGTTTTCCTGCAACAGACAGGCACCAAACCTATCTCAGTCCCAAGGATCAAACACAGATTATGCAGGCTAACTATGCCGTGAAACAAAATGGACACAAGCCCAAGGAAATTCCCTCCATTGTAGACATGGAGAAACATGAGCCAATCAAAAAGTTTAGGGATAAAAGCATTAACTGTACTTCTGTTCAGTTGCTAAGCATTGACAAAACAACCAGCGTTGGGACACAAACAGAGCAACAAGGGTTGGAACACAAAAAATGCAAGGAGTTGTGTACTCCAGGCCAAACTAAGTATGGAGAGAGACATTGTCTAAAGCAATCAGATGATGACTCTGAAATTGTGAGCGATGACATAAGTGACATTTTCCGGTTTCTGGATGACATGAGCATCTGTGATTCTACAGGAGTTATGCAGTCTTCCTGTTATAACAGCACAGGATCACTTTCTCAAGTGCGTAAATCTGACTGTGAAAGCTCACCTGAGCACAATTTAACTAAAATAACAAATGGGAATTCTAGTAATAAGCTCAGGTCTGATATCAACAACACAGAGGATGAACTAAAAACTAGTGTCTGCAAGTTAGTTCTCAGGATTGGTGAAATAGAAAAGAAACTAGAATCTCTGTCGGGCGTCAGGGAAGAAATCTCCCAAGTCCTGGGAAAACTAAACAAGTTGGATCAAAAAATTCAGCAGCCAGAAAAGGTCAGTGTACAAATAGATCTTAATTCCCTGACAAGTGAGGTTCAGTCAGAGGAGAGCACCTCTCCAAGGATATTTCAGTGTCACAACACTACTCACGGTAGCAAGTTGGAGAACAACCCTGACTGGTGCTGTTCTGATGCCAGTGGAAGTAACAGCGAAAGTCTTCGGGTAAAAgccttaaaaaaaagtttatttaccAGGCGGTCCTCACGGTCATTGACAGAGGAGAACAGTGCCACCGAATCTAAAATAGCAAGTATTTCCAATTCTCCTCGAGACTGGAGAGCTATCTCATATACCAATCAGGCTGGCATGACGGAAGAGGAGATGAAAGACAGAGGTGGTGTTGAAAATAAGGACTGGCACAGGAAATCCAAAGAG GCAGACAGGCAGTATGAAATCCCACAGCCACATAGACTCTCTAAACAACCAAAGGATGCTTTCTTGATTGAACAAGTCTTTAGTCCTCATCCCTACCCAGCATCACTCAAGTCACAGATGAAAAGCAACCCACTCTACACAGACATGAGGCTGACAGAACTGGCTGAAGTTAAACGTACCCAGCCATCATGGACCATAGAAGAATATACCAGGAACTCAGGAGAGAAAGGCAAGCTTGCAGCTTTGGATCTACAA AGAATACCATGCAACAAATTGTATGAGGAAGATGAGGAGACCTCTCATGTCATGCAGGTCCTAGCAATGAG ACTCAAGAATCTTTAA
- the MINAR1 gene encoding major intrinsically disordered Notch2-binding receptor 1 isoform X1, which yields METNQESSIFLVKILEELDTKQNTVSYQDLCKSLCARFDLSQLAKLRSVLFYTACLDPNFPATLFKDKMRCTVNNQQSKKIMVAADIVTIFNLIQMNGGVAKEKLPVARQKMRKKESVESCRSDTEICSVVDCVTNCDLRDREFNRGYSVRRSSKCRKVDCKDCQQFVPTSEPNFLLGVNKEMKGRAASLDRLQALASYSIVNSPPCEMQSTYFPMNIENESISDQDSLPIGAAIKETFISNDEPFVLQSCVQKRNIFKEDFHNLITISPNLMPPNKKPEDGHGEPQNRKETPKQGFFNHSFEMPYSSQYLNPVYSPMPDKRRVKHESLDDLQASTYFGPTTILGSQDTKRWAGKPSKQTAWPAKSWSLNTEEVPDFERSFFNRKQAEEKQRYQSANNQSPSFPATDRHQTYLSPKDQTQIMQANYAVKQNGHKPKEIPSIVDMEKHEPIKKFRDKSINCTSVQLLSIDKTTSVGTQTEQQGLEHKKCKELCTPGQTKYGERHCLKQSDDDSEIVSDDISDIFRFLDDMSICDSTGVMQSSCYNSTGSLSQVRKSDCESSPEHNLTKITNGNSSNKLRSDINNTEDELKTSVCKLVLRIGEIEKKLESLSGVREEISQVLGKLNKLDQKIQQPEKVSVQIDLNSLTSEVQSEESTSPRIFQCHNTTHGSKLENNPDWCCSDASGSNSESLRVKALKKSLFTRRSSRSLTEENSATESKIASISNSPRDWRAISYTNQAGMTEEEMKDRGGVENKDWHRKSKEADRQYEIPQPHRLSKQPKDAFLIEQVFSPHPYPASLKSQMKSNPLYTDMRLTELAEVKRTQPSWTIEEYTRNSGEKGKLAALDLQTQESLNPNNLEYWMEDIYTPGYDSLLKRKEAEFRRAKVCKIAALIAAAACTVILVIVVPICTMKS from the exons ATGGAGACCAACCAGGAATCCTCAATCTTCCTGGTGAAAATTCTGGAAGAGTTGGATACCAAGCAAAACACCGTTTCTTATCAGGATCTCTGCAAGTCACTGTGTGCAAGATTTGATTTGTCCCAGCTGGCCAAGCTTCGAAGTGTGCTCTTTTACACTGCTTGCCTGGATCCTAATTTCCCAGCAACTTTGTTCAAAGACAAAATGAGATGCACTGTAAACAATCAGCAATCAAAGAAAATCATGGTTGCGGCAGATATCGTAACAATATTCAACCTCATACAAATGAATGGGGGAGTGGCCAAGGAAAAACTCCCTGTTGCAcgacaaaaaatgaggaagaaagaaTCAGTTGAGTCCTGCAGATCTGACACGGAAATATGCAGCGTAGTGGACTGTGTGACTAATTGTGACCTGAGAGACAGAGAGTTTAACAGGGGCTATTCAGTTAGAAGATCTTCCAAATGCAGGAAGGTGGATTGTAAAGATTGTCAACAATTTGTACCTACTTCAGAACCTAACTTTTTGCTTGGAGTTAATAAGGAAATGAAAGGCCGTGCTGCCTCACTCGATAGACTGCAGGCACTAGCATCTTATTCCATTGTCAACTCTCCGCCCTGCGAAATGCAGAGCACATATTTCCCAATGAACATTGAGAATGAATCAATCTCTGACCAGGACTCATTACCTATCGGTGCAGCTATAAAGGAGACTTTTATTTCTAATGATGAGCCATTTGTGTTGCAGTCATGTGTACAGAAAAGGAATATATTCAAGGAAGATTTCCACAATCTTATCACTATATCTCCAAATTTAATGCCACCCAATAAAAAGCCAGAAGATGGACATGGAGAGCCTCAGAACAGGAAAGAAACCCCCAAACAGGGTTTCTTCAACCATAGTTTTGAAATGCCATACAGCAGTCAGTACTTGAACCCAGTTTATTCTCCTATGCCAGACAAAAGACGAGTAAAGCATGAAAGCTTAGATGATCTCCAAGCTTCTACATACTTTGGCCCAACCACTATACTTGGGTCCCAAGATACAAAAAGATGGGCAGGAAAACCAAGTAAACAAACTGCGTGGCCAGCAAAAAGCTGGAGCTTAAACACAGAGGAAGTACCTGattttgaaagatcctttttCAATAGGAAGCAAGCTGAAGAGAAGCAGCGATATCAGAGTGCAAACAATCAGTCACCAAGTTTTCCTGCAACAGACAGGCACCAAACCTATCTCAGTCCCAAGGATCAAACACAGATTATGCAGGCTAACTATGCCGTGAAACAAAATGGACACAAGCCCAAGGAAATTCCCTCCATTGTAGACATGGAGAAACATGAGCCAATCAAAAAGTTTAGGGATAAAAGCATTAACTGTACTTCTGTTCAGTTGCTAAGCATTGACAAAACAACCAGCGTTGGGACACAAACAGAGCAACAAGGGTTGGAACACAAAAAATGCAAGGAGTTGTGTACTCCAGGCCAAACTAAGTATGGAGAGAGACATTGTCTAAAGCAATCAGATGATGACTCTGAAATTGTGAGCGATGACATAAGTGACATTTTCCGGTTTCTGGATGACATGAGCATCTGTGATTCTACAGGAGTTATGCAGTCTTCCTGTTATAACAGCACAGGATCACTTTCTCAAGTGCGTAAATCTGACTGTGAAAGCTCACCTGAGCACAATTTAACTAAAATAACAAATGGGAATTCTAGTAATAAGCTCAGGTCTGATATCAACAACACAGAGGATGAACTAAAAACTAGTGTCTGCAAGTTAGTTCTCAGGATTGGTGAAATAGAAAAGAAACTAGAATCTCTGTCGGGCGTCAGGGAAGAAATCTCCCAAGTCCTGGGAAAACTAAACAAGTTGGATCAAAAAATTCAGCAGCCAGAAAAGGTCAGTGTACAAATAGATCTTAATTCCCTGACAAGTGAGGTTCAGTCAGAGGAGAGCACCTCTCCAAGGATATTTCAGTGTCACAACACTACTCACGGTAGCAAGTTGGAGAACAACCCTGACTGGTGCTGTTCTGATGCCAGTGGAAGTAACAGCGAAAGTCTTCGGGTAAAAgccttaaaaaaaagtttatttaccAGGCGGTCCTCACGGTCATTGACAGAGGAGAACAGTGCCACCGAATCTAAAATAGCAAGTATTTCCAATTCTCCTCGAGACTGGAGAGCTATCTCATATACCAATCAGGCTGGCATGACGGAAGAGGAGATGAAAGACAGAGGTGGTGTTGAAAATAAGGACTGGCACAGGAAATCCAAAGAG GCAGACAGGCAGTATGAAATCCCACAGCCACATAGACTCTCTAAACAACCAAAGGATGCTTTCTTGATTGAACAAGTCTTTAGTCCTCATCCCTACCCAGCATCACTCAAGTCACAGATGAAAAGCAACCCACTCTACACAGACATGAGGCTGACAGAACTGGCTGAAGTTAAACGTACCCAGCCATCATGGACCATAGAAGAATATACCAGGAACTCAGGAGAGAAAGGCAAGCTTGCAGCTTTGGATCTACAA ACTCAAGAATCTTTAAATCCAAACAACTTAGAATACTGGATGGAAGATATTTATACTCCAGGCTATGATTCCTTATTAAAACGCAAAGAAGCTGAGTTCAGAAGAGCAAAGGTCTGCAAAATAGCTGCCCTGATTGCGGCTGCAGCTTGTACCGTTATCCTGGTCATTGTAGTTCCCATTTGTACTATGAAATCATGA